In one Deltaproteobacteria bacterium genomic region, the following are encoded:
- a CDS encoding PAS domain-containing protein, which produces MNVSEFSSPVSPRHERDVADRDRVELLLAALPSCAILTDSTGNIMIVNPQAELFLGWPSAALMGQSAHELLNCYLEDLSAVPANCPLARILAGETSAPAGRMWLRCRGDVMKPVEYRCTRFAVAGGAGALLAFTDIARQLAAETDLRSLASVAEDSPVAIVELNEDAHLLHANPAMMALLERFGFGADARAAVLPEHLERLTRRCLQTQNEIGAIEVNLGEHCFEWKLVPVAGMASVRGYGVDLSARKRAELALFEAKLQAEAANTAKSEFLANMSHEIRTPVNGVIGMAELLLDSELSDDQRDSARTILSCAESLMLVIDEILTMSELDAGRATVTRSVFDLGASLRACVEPFRQQAEQKGLGFELAIGAGVPDRVNGDRKRLEQVLSQLLGNALKFTARGEIVVEVGAEGSTARCIPFGEALAPVYGGELRLTIRDTRIGIAAEKQKLIFERFVQADGSSARRYGGTGLGLTIAHQLVELMGGELGVDSELGQGSRFWFTLPMPTALVSAS; this is translated from the coding sequence ATGAACGTCAGCGAGTTTTCCTCGCCCGTGAGTCCTCGCCACGAGCGCGACGTTGCGGATCGCGATCGGGTCGAACTGCTGCTCGCCGCGCTGCCGTCCTGCGCAATTCTCACCGATAGCACTGGCAATATCATGATCGTCAATCCCCAAGCCGAGCTGTTTCTCGGATGGCCGTCCGCCGCCTTGATGGGTCAGTCCGCGCACGAACTATTGAATTGCTATTTGGAAGATCTGAGCGCTGTGCCGGCCAATTGCCCTCTCGCGCGCATTCTCGCCGGTGAAACGAGCGCGCCGGCGGGGCGCATGTGGCTGCGTTGCCGCGGCGACGTGATGAAGCCGGTGGAGTATCGTTGTACGCGGTTTGCGGTGGCCGGCGGTGCCGGTGCGCTCTTGGCTTTCACCGATATCGCGCGCCAGCTCGCCGCGGAAACGGATTTGCGCAGTCTGGCGTCCGTCGCCGAGGACAGTCCGGTCGCCATCGTCGAGCTCAACGAAGACGCCCATCTGCTCCATGCCAATCCGGCGATGATGGCGTTGCTGGAACGTTTTGGTTTCGGCGCCGACGCGCGGGCGGCGGTGTTGCCGGAACACCTCGAAAGACTCACGCGCCGTTGTTTGCAGACACAGAACGAAATCGGCGCTATCGAAGTGAATCTGGGCGAGCACTGTTTCGAATGGAAGTTGGTGCCGGTGGCTGGGATGGCGAGCGTGCGCGGCTACGGCGTCGATCTGAGCGCGCGCAAGCGCGCCGAGCTGGCGCTGTTCGAAGCGAAGCTGCAAGCCGAGGCTGCCAACACCGCTAAGTCTGAATTTCTCGCCAACATGAGCCACGAGATTCGCACACCGGTCAACGGTGTCATCGGCATGGCGGAACTTTTGTTGGACAGCGAACTCAGCGACGATCAACGGGACAGCGCCAGGACGATTCTTTCGTGCGCGGAATCATTGATGCTGGTCATCGACGAAATTCTTACCATGTCCGAACTTGATGCCGGCCGCGCTACAGTGACCCGATCGGTCTTCGATCTGGGCGCGAGCTTGCGGGCTTGCGTGGAGCCATTTCGCCAGCAGGCGGAGCAAAAAGGTTTAGGTTTTGAATTGGCCATCGGCGCCGGTGTGCCGGATCGTGTCAACGGCGATCGCAAACGGCTCGAACAAGTTCTCAGCCAGCTGCTGGGCAATGCGCTCAAGTTCACGGCGCGGGGCGAGATCGTCGTTGAAGTCGGCGCCGAAGGCAGCACCGCGCGCTGCATTCCCTTCGGCGAAGCGCTGGCGCCAGTTTACGGCGGTGAGCTGCGTCTTACGATTCGCGATACTCGTATCGGCATCGCGGCGGAAAAACAAAAGCTGATTTTCGAGCGCTTCGTTCAGGCCGACGGTTCCAGCGCGCGCCGCTACGGCGGCACCGGCCTCGGTCTCACCATCGCCCATCAGTTGGTCGAATTGATGGGCGGTGAACTCGGTGTCGACAGCGAACTTGGCCAAGGCAGCCGCTTCTGGTTTACTCTGCCGATGCCGACGGCGCTTGTTAGCGCCTCGTAA
- a CDS encoding MFS transporter: MIRNLRNSFANLYAGWIMVGLVSAMRVIGGGLHGYGFTVFFLPVSHDLGLNRAQTSLAFSLARAEGAIEAPLIGYLVDRFGPRPLMIAAASLAGIGYIALSWVNGYGAFLIVYLGLISLAYSAGFIQTPMVIANNWFIRKRARAMTVVGSAVTIGGTLITPALAAVVTRFGWRWGAFIAGCAFLIVCIPLSLKVVRSPESIGMEPDGAGAIHIAPRAGGAAAALSSARTIGDDVTARDALKTLAFWSLAFSMLVRVGTQSTLMVHFIPIMVWKGISQERAAVLLSVFAFLNLLFHFLLGWIADRVNKPKLLSLWMALPLSAIVILIVGESQLSLWLFAIFYSALDAAFPVTWAISGDFFGRKHFATIRGNMTFCYMWGSALGPVIAGYVYDQTQSYGSVLWGLVVTLSLSVLLTGLLIKPWKLKTAALGGAAVGLTPSS, translated from the coding sequence GTGATTCGCAATTTAAGAAACAGTTTTGCCAACCTCTATGCCGGTTGGATCATGGTGGGTTTGGTCTCGGCGATGCGGGTGATCGGCGGCGGGCTCCATGGCTACGGCTTTACGGTTTTCTTTTTGCCCGTGAGCCACGATCTGGGGCTCAACCGGGCGCAAACTTCGCTGGCGTTCTCGTTGGCCCGCGCCGAGGGTGCCATCGAGGCGCCGCTGATCGGTTACCTGGTCGACCGTTTCGGCCCGCGGCCGTTGATGATCGCCGCGGCGTCGCTGGCGGGCATCGGCTACATCGCGCTCTCGTGGGTCAATGGCTACGGCGCATTTTTGATCGTCTATCTCGGCTTGATCTCCCTGGCTTATTCCGCCGGCTTTATTCAAACCCCGATGGTGATCGCCAACAATTGGTTCATCAGAAAACGGGCGCGGGCGATGACCGTGGTCGGTTCGGCGGTGACCATCGGCGGTACGCTCATCACGCCGGCGCTGGCGGCGGTGGTGACTCGTTTCGGTTGGCGTTGGGGCGCGTTTATCGCCGGCTGTGCTTTCTTGATCGTCTGCATCCCGCTGAGTCTCAAAGTCGTTCGCTCGCCGGAAAGCATCGGCATGGAACCGGACGGCGCTGGCGCCATTCACATCGCCCCGCGCGCCGGTGGTGCTGCGGCAGCATTGTCGAGCGCGCGGACCATCGGCGACGACGTGACCGCCAGGGACGCGCTCAAGACATTGGCCTTCTGGTCTCTGGCGTTTTCCATGTTGGTGCGCGTCGGCACGCAAAGCACTTTGATGGTGCATTTCATTCCGATCATGGTTTGGAAGGGCATCAGCCAGGAACGGGCGGCGGTGTTGTTGAGCGTGTTCGCTTTCCTCAATTTACTGTTTCACTTTTTGCTCGGCTGGATCGCCGACCGGGTCAACAAACCGAAGCTGCTGTCGCTGTGGATGGCTTTGCCGCTGAGCGCCATCGTGATTCTGATCGTCGGCGAATCGCAGCTGTCGCTTTGGCTGTTCGCGATTTTTTATTCGGCTCTGGATGCTGCTTTCCCGGTCACCTGGGCGATCAGCGGCGATTTTTTCGGGCGCAAGCACTTCGCCACGATTCGCGGTAACATGACCTTCTGCTATATGTGGGGCAGCGCCCTCGGCCCGGTGATCGCCGGCTATGTTTACGATCAGACCCAGAGCTATGGCTCGGTGCTGTGGGGCCTGGTCGTGACATTGTCGTTGTCGGTGTTGCTGACCGGGCTCTTGATCAAGCCGTGGAAATTGAAGACCGCCGCACTCGGCGGCGCCGCAGTTGGGTTAACGCCTTCGAGCTAA
- a CDS encoding M1 family peptidase: MAEAKSHRLPTTVTPERYALRLTPDLTTWTFSGEETVRLKIHQLVGEIVVNAAELEIHSVRFKDASGNVQSASVSFDKENEQVRFVFANEITIGSGELQIQFTGILNDKLHGFYRSTYQGADGQDKPLASTQFESTDARRAFPCWDEPAIKAVYQVTLVVDEKLTAISNAGVVRETGLGNGKKEVVFADTMKMSTYLVAFIVGEFEATAPVLVGKAPLRVWAVPGKKRLANFAVDIGRASLEHFSNYYGIAYPGDKLDLIAIPDFASGAMENLGAITFRETALLVDAEKATRAELERVADVVSHENAHMWFGDLVTMQWWNGLWLNEAFATFMEMLAVDAWKPEWRRWDSFTVSRAAAMQVDGLKSTRPIEFPVEKPEEAAGMFDVLTYEKGASVLRMLEQYLGAEPFRDGIRLYLQRHQYANAETTDLWDALEDSTKQPVRALMHTWIFQPGYPLISVEKEGKSLKLGQRIFRYIQDGSDGARKWHAPIFLRVGTKSGVKTQTLLLTDQEQRVSFADDIEWAVVNAGAHGFYRVRYSGELAAALKQGRREILTAVERFSLINDAWATTLAGLTSLTDYLELIELMGDEDDVNVWSTVIGSCHHLLRILDEQQGAKLAQRLQSLFAPAVDRLGWSARVGESELVSQLRGDLIAALGTVADDKSTHERARALFSAYEKNSDAVERNLIPALVAIVAYTGNAADYDKFVAKFKNAKTPQEETRYLFALGNFREPQLIERTLALTINGEVRTQNSPYLMRGMLLNRQGREQAWTFMKNNWQEMLRQYPDNSIPRMCEGIVGLVSAEIEADVNNFFNAHPVKQGSKQMEQHLERLRIAVACQQRWRDFYAV; this comes from the coding sequence ATGGCCGAAGCAAAATCACATCGACTACCGACCACCGTGACACCTGAGCGCTACGCGCTGCGCTTGACGCCGGATCTGACGACCTGGACATTTAGTGGCGAGGAAACGGTAAGGTTAAAAATTCATCAGCTGGTGGGTGAGATCGTTGTCAACGCCGCCGAGTTGGAAATTCATTCGGTTAGGTTCAAAGACGCCAGCGGTAATGTGCAGAGCGCCAGCGTCAGCTTCGACAAAGAAAACGAACAGGTGAGGTTCGTCTTCGCGAATGAAATCACTATCGGTAGCGGCGAATTGCAGATTCAATTCACCGGCATCTTGAACGACAAGCTGCATGGTTTCTACCGCAGCACTTATCAAGGCGCCGACGGCCAAGACAAACCGTTGGCATCGACCCAGTTCGAATCCACCGACGCGCGCCGGGCGTTTCCCTGCTGGGATGAGCCGGCAATCAAAGCGGTCTATCAAGTGACGCTGGTGGTCGACGAAAAACTCACGGCGATCTCCAATGCCGGCGTGGTGCGCGAAACGGGGTTGGGCAATGGTAAAAAGGAAGTAGTATTTGCCGACACTATGAAGATGTCGACTTACTTAGTCGCGTTTATCGTCGGCGAGTTCGAAGCCACCGCGCCGGTGCTGGTTGGCAAGGCGCCGCTGCGCGTGTGGGCGGTGCCCGGCAAAAAACGCTTGGCGAATTTCGCCGTCGACATTGGCCGAGCTTCGCTGGAACATTTCAGCAACTATTACGGTATCGCGTATCCCGGCGATAAGTTGGACTTGATCGCGATCCCCGATTTCGCCTCCGGCGCCATGGAAAACTTGGGCGCCATCACCTTTCGCGAAACCGCCTTGTTGGTAGATGCGGAAAAAGCTACGCGCGCCGAACTCGAACGCGTCGCCGACGTAGTTTCCCACGAGAACGCCCATATGTGGTTCGGCGATCTGGTGACCATGCAGTGGTGGAACGGCTTGTGGCTGAACGAAGCCTTCGCGACCTTCATGGAAATGCTCGCGGTGGATGCTTGGAAGCCGGAGTGGCGCCGTTGGGATAGTTTTACCGTGTCGCGCGCCGCGGCGATGCAAGTGGACGGACTCAAGAGCACCCGGCCCATCGAGTTTCCGGTGGAAAAGCCGGAAGAAGCGGCAGGCATGTTCGATGTGCTGACTTATGAAAAAGGCGCGTCGGTATTGCGCATGTTGGAGCAGTATCTTGGCGCTGAACCGTTTCGCGACGGCATTCGCCTGTATCTCCAGCGCCATCAATACGCCAACGCCGAAACCACCGATCTGTGGGATGCGCTGGAGGATTCGACCAAGCAGCCGGTTCGCGCTCTGATGCATACCTGGATATTTCAGCCGGGCTATCCGCTGATCAGCGTCGAGAAGGAGGGCAAGAGCCTAAAGCTCGGCCAACGGATCTTTCGCTATATTCAGGACGGCAGCGATGGGGCTCGCAAGTGGCATGCGCCGATATTTTTGCGCGTCGGGACCAAGTCGGGAGTGAAGACTCAGACGCTGCTGCTGACCGACCAAGAGCAGCGCGTCAGTTTTGCCGATGACATCGAGTGGGCGGTGGTCAACGCCGGAGCCCACGGATTTTACCGCGTGCGCTACAGCGGCGAGCTGGCTGCGGCGTTAAAGCAGGGCCGGCGTGAAATCCTCACGGCGGTGGAAAGATTTAGTTTGATTAACGACGCTTGGGCGACGACCTTGGCCGGACTCACTTCACTTACGGACTACCTTGAGTTGATCGAACTGATGGGCGACGAGGACGATGTCAACGTCTGGAGTACGGTGATCGGTTCCTGTCATCACCTATTGCGGATTCTTGACGAACAGCAGGGCGCCAAGTTGGCGCAGCGCTTACAGTCTTTATTCGCGCCGGCAGTCGATCGGCTCGGTTGGTCGGCGCGTGTCGGTGAAAGCGAACTGGTCAGTCAGTTGCGCGGCGATTTGATCGCTGCTTTGGGGACCGTCGCCGACGACAAGTCGACTCATGAGCGGGCACGCGCGTTGTTCAGCGCCTACGAAAAGAATAGCGATGCGGTCGAGCGCAATTTGATTCCCGCGCTGGTAGCAATCGTGGCGTACACCGGCAACGCCGCCGATTACGACAAGTTTGTCGCGAAATTCAAGAACGCCAAAACGCCGCAGGAGGAGACGCGCTATCTATTCGCGCTGGGAAATTTTCGCGAGCCGCAGTTGATCGAGCGGACATTGGCTCTGACGATCAACGGCGAAGTGCGCACGCAGAATTCGCCTTACTTGATGCGCGGGATGCTGTTGAACCGCCAGGGACGCGAGCAGGCTTGGACGTTCATGAAAAATAATTGGCAAGAAATGCTGCGCCAGTATCCCGATAATTCGATCCCACGCATGTGCGAAGGCATCGTCGGGTTGGTCAGCGCTGAGATCGAAGCCGATGTAAATAATTTTTTTAACGCCCATCCGGTCAAGCAGGGGAGTAAGCAGATGGAGCAACATTTGGAACGCCTGCGCATCGCCGTGGCGTGCCAGCAACGTTGGCGGGATTTTTATGCTGTCTAA
- a CDS encoding SDR family oxidoreductase, translated as MASQNLILAGQVAFITGGATGIGQAMARTLGCAGAKVWLASRDENALHRTAADLRGRGLAADMAQLDVRDRKQVDRVVEQIIGADGKIDILFNGAGVMIKHPVLEMPEDIWDLVIDVNLKGMFLCTQAVARGMMDRGYGRIINVSSGHAQGNATNSAYSAAKGGLESFTKTFAAELRQLKTDVTINAIEPGGTDTAMWRRGKSAEYIKDAVESGRIHPADFMADVVLFLASPASRGVIGEMVSPRQRDWLAMQNSDSEH; from the coding sequence TTGGCTTCTCAAAATTTAATTTTAGCTGGACAAGTGGCATTCATCACCGGTGGCGCGACCGGCATCGGCCAGGCGATGGCGCGAACGTTGGGGTGTGCCGGCGCCAAAGTCTGGCTCGCGTCGCGGGATGAAAACGCGCTTCATCGGACAGCGGCGGATTTGCGTGGCCGCGGTCTGGCGGCCGACATGGCGCAGCTCGATGTCAGGGATCGCAAGCAAGTCGATCGCGTGGTTGAACAGATCATCGGTGCAGACGGCAAAATCGATATCCTCTTCAACGGCGCCGGTGTCATGATCAAACATCCGGTGTTGGAGATGCCGGAAGATATTTGGGATCTGGTGATCGACGTCAATTTGAAAGGCATGTTTCTCTGCACCCAAGCCGTGGCGCGCGGCATGATGGATCGCGGCTATGGCCGGATCATCAACGTGTCGTCGGGCCATGCTCAAGGCAATGCCACCAATTCCGCTTACTCGGCGGCCAAAGGCGGTTTGGAATCGTTCACTAAAACTTTTGCCGCTGAGTTGCGGCAACTGAAAACTGACGTGACGATCAACGCCATCGAGCCGGGCGGTACCGATACGGCGATGTGGCGGCGCGGCAAAAGCGCGGAGTATATCAAAGACGCGGTAGAGTCGGGACGAATCCATCCGGCGGATTTCATGGCTGACGTGGTTTTGTTTCTGGCGAGCCCCGCAAGCCGCGGCGTCATCGGCGAGATGGTGTCGCCTCGTCAGCGGGACTGGCTGGCCATGCAGAATTCGGACTCGGAACACTAA